From Solidesulfovibrio carbinoliphilus subsp. oakridgensis, the proteins below share one genomic window:
- a CDS encoding WD40 repeat domain-containing protein has product MSVFTPDAELPGLSQADFGAHVSACAFSPDGETLALALGSGTVALFTPATGETTLAKAHAGAALCLVGTPAGFVSGGDDGRVVLTGPAGVVRELCAEPGQWIEHVAASADGRVLAAACGKRVILFDSESLAPHVLPELPSTIGGLAASPDGRALAATHYDGVTVYAPPRPDGRGNVFDGPGSNLTLAFSPDGGKMACATQDKSVRVYDLDQAAGYLLEGYPSKVRSLSFAGDGNTLWTGGEQAFVGWPVDAATDPAAREALVFGQFEHGLLGAVAAHPALALVAGGFDGGIIFLGSADRRAAAPLLALKNHRITCLAWSADGRRLAGGGDAGAAFFMDMAG; this is encoded by the coding sequence ATGAGCGTTTTTACTCCGGATGCGGAACTGCCCGGACTTTCGCAGGCCGACTTCGGTGCCCATGTCTCGGCCTGCGCCTTCAGTCCCGACGGCGAAACCCTGGCCCTGGCCCTTGGCAGCGGCACGGTCGCCCTTTTCACCCCGGCCACCGGCGAGACGACCCTGGCCAAGGCCCATGCCGGCGCGGCCCTGTGCCTGGTCGGCACGCCGGCCGGCTTTGTCAGCGGCGGCGACGACGGACGAGTGGTCCTGACCGGCCCCGCCGGCGTGGTGCGGGAGCTCTGTGCCGAGCCCGGACAGTGGATCGAGCACGTGGCCGCCAGCGCCGATGGGCGCGTCCTGGCCGCGGCCTGCGGCAAACGGGTCATCCTTTTTGACAGCGAGTCGCTCGCTCCCCACGTTCTGCCCGAACTGCCGAGCACCATCGGCGGTCTGGCCGCCAGCCCCGACGGCCGGGCCCTGGCCGCCACCCACTACGACGGGGTGACCGTGTACGCCCCGCCGCGCCCGGACGGCCGGGGCAACGTCTTCGACGGCCCTGGCTCCAACCTGACCCTCGCCTTTTCCCCGGACGGCGGGAAAATGGCCTGCGCCACCCAGGACAAGAGCGTACGGGTCTATGACCTGGACCAGGCGGCCGGCTATCTGCTGGAGGGGTATCCGTCCAAGGTGCGCAGCCTGTCGTTCGCCGGCGACGGCAATACGCTGTGGACAGGGGGGGAACAGGCTTTTGTGGGCTGGCCCGTGGACGCGGCCACCGATCCCGCCGCCCGCGAGGCGCTGGTCTTCGGCCAGTTCGAGCACGGCCTGCTCGGGGCCGTGGCCGCCCACCCGGCCCTGGCGCTGGTGGCCGGCGGGTTCGACGGCGGCATCATCTTCCTCGGCAGCGCCGACCGCCGGGCTGCGGCGCCGCTTCTGGCCCTCAAGAACCACCGGATCACCTGTCTGGCCTGGTCGGCCGACGGCCGACGCCTGGCCGGCGGCGGCGACGCCGGGGCCGCCTTTTTCATGGATATGGCCGGCTAG
- a CDS encoding CobW family GTP-binding protein: MHSIPVTVLTGFLGAGKTTLLNRVLSEDHGRKFAVIVNEFGEIGIDNELIVSSDEEIFLMNNGCVCCSVRGDLIRVLGGLARRRGAFDGVLLETTGLADPAAIIQTFAMDEDTRDAFHLDTVTTVVDAVHFRGHAAENRQALEQVVYADLVIVNKTDLVGQDVLDDITATVKRLNATAEIIPAVRCDLPLARILDRQAFDINRLLFAHPGFGGQEPHEHDHGIRSLSFTVAGPLDPEKLGDFLSTLLQEHGQDIYRSKGIMDVAGTKQRFIFQGVHMYLETAWGTPWKENEERTSRAVFIGRGLDRAMLEKGLAGCAAGEEQS; the protein is encoded by the coding sequence ATGCATTCCATTCCCGTCACCGTCCTGACCGGCTTTCTGGGAGCCGGCAAAACGACCCTCTTAAACCGCGTCCTCTCCGAGGACCACGGCCGCAAATTCGCCGTCATCGTCAACGAATTCGGCGAAATCGGCATCGACAACGAACTGATCGTCTCCTCGGACGAGGAAATCTTCCTCATGAACAACGGCTGCGTGTGCTGCTCCGTGCGCGGCGACCTGATCCGGGTCCTCGGCGGTTTGGCCAGGCGGCGGGGCGCCTTTGACGGCGTGCTCCTCGAAACCACGGGCCTGGCCGATCCGGCCGCCATCATCCAGACCTTCGCCATGGATGAGGACACCCGCGACGCCTTCCACCTGGACACGGTCACCACTGTCGTGGATGCGGTCCATTTCCGGGGGCACGCCGCCGAAAACAGGCAGGCCCTGGAACAGGTCGTGTACGCCGACCTTGTCATCGTGAACAAGACCGATCTGGTCGGCCAGGACGTCCTTGACGACATCACCGCCACGGTCAAACGCCTCAACGCCACGGCCGAGATCATCCCGGCCGTGCGTTGCGACCTGCCGCTTGCCAGAATTCTCGACCGCCAGGCCTTTGACATCAACCGCCTGCTTTTTGCCCATCCGGGGTTTGGCGGACAGGAGCCCCACGAGCACGACCACGGCATCCGGAGCCTGAGCTTCACCGTCGCCGGTCCGCTTGATCCGGAGAAGCTCGGCGACTTCCTCTCCACGCTTCTGCAAGAGCACGGGCAGGACATCTACCGGTCCAAGGGCATCATGGACGTGGCCGGCACCAAACAGCGCTTCATCTTCCAGGGCGTGCACATGTACCTGGAAACCGCCTGGGGCACGCCCTGGAAAGAGAACGAGGAACGGACGAGCCGGGCCGTCTTCATCGGCCGGGGACTCGATCGTGCAATGCTTGAAAAAGGCCTCGCCGGATGCGCGGCCGGGGAGGAACAGTCATGA
- a CDS encoding universal stress protein: MVQIKTIVCALDFSEVSPKVAEYARSLAEACGARIVALYVAPSLTQYVEFHVQASYIDDFVTGIVSGAKDTMDSFVKEYFQGVTVESRVVSGYAAEEIVSVAEEVGADLIVLGTHGRKGIDKILFGSVAEKVIKTAKAPVLSMRPETKEE; encoded by the coding sequence ATGGTCCAGATCAAGACCATCGTATGCGCCCTGGATTTTTCCGAAGTGAGCCCCAAGGTGGCCGAATACGCCCGGAGCCTGGCCGAGGCCTGCGGTGCCAGGATCGTGGCCCTGTACGTGGCCCCGTCCCTGACCCAGTATGTGGAGTTCCATGTCCAGGCCAGCTACATCGACGATTTTGTCACGGGTATCGTGAGCGGCGCCAAGGACACCATGGACTCCTTCGTCAAGGAATACTTCCAGGGCGTCACCGTCGAAAGCCGGGTCGTGTCCGGCTACGCGGCCGAGGAGATCGTGAGCGTTGCCGAGGAGGTGGGCGCGGACCTGATCGTGCTCGGCACCCACGGCCGCAAGGGCATCGACAAGATTCTCTTCGGCTCCGTGGCCGAGAAGGTCATCAAGACGGCCAAGGCGCCGGTTCTGTCCATGCGTCCCGAAACCAAGGAAGAATAA
- a CDS encoding acyltransferase family protein, which yields MGLVRFLLAATVVINHTGPICGLVFTDAYVAIKVFFIISGFYMALILSEKYTGPGRCRLFYSNRWLRLFPVYWVVLLVSLGVSLAFMKFAHTALLLGPWQTWLPHLTPAALLALAGANLTIFGQDLLFFTHLDPATGTLSLAWDALHRATPAWFFLLIPQAWTISLELCFYLLAPWLVRRTTGFLVGLIALSLAARAGVYLGHFPFDPWKQRFFPVEFGFFLCGILSYRLYASLKTVAIPRRILWTVSGLYLSGIVFFQFFPGALGKEFYLYAATVASIPFLFLLTQKMRFDRALGELSYPIYISHWTVIMVVEYFFGKRHLPVLALGATILFCLALNRLVADPIERFRQKRVLRRA from the coding sequence ATGGGTCTCGTGCGATTTCTCCTGGCCGCAACCGTGGTCATCAACCACACCGGCCCGATCTGCGGACTGGTCTTCACCGACGCCTACGTGGCCATCAAGGTCTTTTTCATCATTTCGGGCTTTTACATGGCCCTCATCCTGTCGGAAAAATATACCGGTCCCGGCCGGTGCCGCCTTTTCTATTCCAACCGCTGGCTGCGGCTTTTCCCGGTCTACTGGGTGGTGCTCCTGGTCTCGCTTGGCGTGTCGCTGGCCTTTATGAAATTCGCCCACACGGCGCTTTTGCTCGGGCCGTGGCAGACCTGGCTGCCGCACCTGACGCCGGCCGCCCTGCTGGCCCTGGCCGGGGCCAACCTGACCATCTTCGGCCAGGACCTCCTTTTTTTCACCCACCTGGACCCGGCCACCGGCACCCTGTCCCTGGCCTGGGACGCCCTGCACCGGGCCACGCCGGCCTGGTTTTTCCTGCTCATTCCCCAGGCCTGGACCATTTCCCTGGAATTGTGCTTCTACCTTCTGGCCCCGTGGCTGGTGCGCCGCACAACCGGCTTCCTGGTCGGCCTGATCGCCCTGAGCCTGGCCGCGCGCGCCGGCGTCTATCTCGGACACTTTCCCTTCGATCCCTGGAAGCAGCGTTTTTTTCCGGTCGAGTTCGGCTTTTTCCTGTGCGGCATCCTGTCCTACCGCCTGTACGCGTCGCTTAAAACCGTGGCCATTCCCCGGCGGATTCTTTGGACGGTGAGCGGCCTGTACCTTTCCGGCATCGTTTTCTTCCAGTTTTTTCCCGGAGCCCTGGGCAAGGAGTTCTATCTCTATGCCGCGACCGTGGCCTCGATCCCTTTTCTTTTCCTCTTGACCCAAAAGATGCGGTTCGACCGGGCCCTCGGCGAGCTTTCCTACCCCATCTACATTTCCCACTGGACCGTCATCATGGTGGTGGAGTATTTTTTCGGCAAACGGCATCTGCCGGTCCTCGCCCTGGGAGCCACCATCCTTTTTTGCCTGGCGCTCAATCGGCTGGTTGCCGACCCCATCGAGCGGTTCCGCCAGAAACGGGTTCTGCGCCGGGCCTAA
- the cimA gene encoding citramalate synthase: protein MRRVFIYDTTLRDGTQAQDISLTTEDKLRIALRLDELGVAYVEGGWPGSNPTDKRFFQEIRNYDLKNARIAAFGSTHNHRATAATDPNLKALLDSGAPVVTIFGKSWDIHVTDALGTTLPRNLELVGDSLAFLRPHVGELFFDAEHFFDGYKANPDYAMAVLARAFEAGADVLVLCDTNGGTMPGDFRHILRAVIAAMPEAKLGIHTHNDSGLAVANSIEAVALGAVQVQGTVNGYGERCGNANLCSIIPSLCLKLGLECLPAGKLPLLTPTAHFVSEMVNQAPPSNQPYVGDGAFAHKGGVHVSAVVKNPLTYEHITPEAVGNVRRVLLSDLSGQSNILYKAKEFGFDLDKNDPFVLELLTTIKEREAEGYEYTAAEASYELLLNRVLGRARSYFTVTRFRVLDDSSYEREEPMTEATVMIKVGGRVKHTAATGRGPVNALDKAIRKALRGFYPRLAEMRLLDFKVRVLSGKALDDCAPSGCGTASHVRVLVESGDASRRWVTVGVSHNVIEASFQAMEDAINYKLFSDDKEKLTKALKG from the coding sequence ATGCGACGCGTCTTTATCTACGACACGACCCTGCGCGACGGGACCCAGGCCCAGGACATAAGCCTCACCACCGAGGACAAGCTGCGCATTGCCCTTCGGCTCGACGAACTGGGTGTCGCCTATGTCGAGGGCGGCTGGCCCGGATCGAACCCCACGGACAAGCGTTTTTTCCAGGAGATCCGGAACTACGACCTGAAAAACGCCCGGATCGCGGCCTTCGGCAGCACCCACAACCATCGGGCCACGGCGGCCACCGATCCCAACCTCAAGGCGCTCCTTGATTCCGGGGCCCCGGTGGTGACCATTTTCGGCAAGTCCTGGGACATCCACGTGACCGACGCCCTCGGCACCACGCTCCCCCGGAATCTGGAGCTGGTCGGCGATTCCCTGGCCTTTTTGCGGCCCCACGTGGGCGAGCTTTTTTTCGACGCCGAACACTTCTTCGACGGCTACAAGGCCAACCCCGACTATGCCATGGCCGTCCTCGCCCGGGCCTTCGAGGCCGGCGCCGACGTGCTGGTCCTTTGCGACACCAACGGCGGCACCATGCCGGGCGATTTCCGCCACATCCTGCGCGCCGTGATCGCCGCCATGCCCGAGGCCAAACTCGGCATCCACACCCACAACGATTCGGGCCTGGCCGTGGCCAACTCCATCGAAGCCGTGGCCCTCGGGGCCGTGCAGGTCCAGGGCACGGTGAACGGCTACGGCGAGCGGTGCGGCAACGCCAACCTGTGCTCCATCATTCCCTCGCTTTGTCTCAAGCTCGGCCTCGAATGCCTGCCCGCCGGCAAGCTGCCGCTTTTGACCCCGACGGCCCATTTCGTCTCGGAGATGGTCAACCAGGCCCCCCCCTCCAACCAGCCCTACGTCGGGGACGGGGCTTTCGCCCACAAGGGCGGGGTCCACGTGTCGGCCGTGGTCAAAAACCCGCTGACCTACGAGCACATCACGCCCGAAGCCGTGGGCAACGTCCGCCGGGTGCTCCTGTCCGACCTGTCCGGCCAGAGCAACATCCTGTACAAGGCCAAGGAATTCGGCTTCGACCTCGACAAGAACGATCCCTTCGTGCTGGAGCTCTTGACCACCATCAAGGAGCGCGAGGCGGAGGGCTACGAGTACACCGCAGCTGAAGCCTCCTACGAGCTGCTCCTGAACCGCGTCCTTGGCCGGGCCCGCAGCTATTTCACGGTCACCCGCTTCCGGGTCCTCGACGACAGCTCCTACGAACGCGAGGAGCCCATGACCGAGGCCACGGTCATGATCAAGGTGGGCGGCCGGGTCAAGCACACGGCGGCCACGGGCCGGGGGCCGGTCAACGCCCTGGACAAGGCCATCCGCAAGGCCCTGCGCGGCTTCTATCCGCGCCTGGCCGAGATGCGGCTTTTGGACTTCAAGGTCCGGGTCCTGTCCGGCAAGGCCCTGGACGACTGCGCCCCGAGCGGCTGCGGCACGGCTTCCCACGTCCGGGTCCTGGTGGAGTCCGGGGACGCGTCGCGCCGGTGGGTGACGGTGGGCGTTTCCCACAACGTCATCGAGGCCAGCTTCCAGGCCATGGAAGACGCCATCAACTACAAGCTTTTCAGCGACGACAAGGAAAAGCTCACCAAGGCCCTCAAGGGATAG
- a CDS encoding aspartate kinase yields the protein MRILVQKYGGTSVMGLERMRLVLARVQKAHVEGYKLVVALSAMSGVTNRLLAQAREFSANPDPAELDVLVTTGEQASVALFSMLAKDAGLRARSLLGFQIPITTNSNFSRARIMDIDTVRVKAMLEDHDVLVVAGFQGVDCNGRLTTLGRGGSDTTGVALAAALEAEVCEIYTDVNGVYTTDPNLCSNARKLDRISYDEMLELSSQGAKVLQIRSVELAKKFNVPVRVRSTFTDDPGTLVTLEDTEMEDVLVSGIAYDKDQCRITVRNVMDRPGVAASIFAPIAEAGILVDMIIQNTGRDGRTDMTFTISRANLDKTLAILEHLRPVIGCEDIQHDIHVCKVSVIGVGMRSHSGVASTMFTLLKKENINILMIATSEIKITCLIEEKYVELAVRTLHDAFGLSEGPAKACP from the coding sequence ATGCGAATTTTGGTGCAAAAGTACGGCGGAACATCGGTCATGGGCCTGGAGCGGATGCGCCTCGTCCTGGCCCGGGTCCAGAAGGCCCATGTCGAGGGCTACAAGCTGGTGGTGGCCCTGTCGGCCATGTCCGGCGTGACCAACCGGCTGCTGGCCCAGGCCAGGGAATTTTCCGCCAACCCGGATCCGGCCGAACTCGATGTGCTGGTGACCACGGGCGAGCAGGCCTCGGTCGCTCTTTTCTCCATGCTGGCCAAGGACGCCGGCCTGCGGGCCCGGTCACTGCTTGGCTTCCAGATTCCCATCACCACCAATTCCAATTTCAGCCGGGCCCGGATCATGGACATCGACACCGTGCGGGTCAAAGCCATGCTCGAGGACCACGACGTCCTGGTGGTGGCCGGCTTTCAGGGGGTCGACTGCAACGGCCGGCTGACCACGCTAGGCCGGGGCGGCTCCGACACCACGGGCGTGGCCCTGGCCGCCGCCCTGGAAGCGGAGGTGTGCGAAATCTACACCGACGTCAACGGCGTCTACACCACCGACCCGAACCTGTGCAGCAATGCCAGAAAGCTCGACCGCATCTCCTATGACGAGATGCTGGAGCTTTCGAGCCAGGGGGCCAAGGTCTTGCAGATCCGGTCAGTGGAACTGGCCAAGAAATTCAATGTCCCGGTCCGGGTCCGTTCGACCTTCACCGACGATCCGGGCACGCTGGTCACTTTGGAGGATACGGAAATGGAAGACGTCCTGGTTTCGGGAATCGCCTACGACAAGGACCAGTGCCGCATCACGGTCAGAAACGTCATGGACCGGCCGGGCGTGGCCGCCTCCATCTTCGCCCCCATCGCCGAGGCCGGCATCCTGGTCGACATGATCATCCAGAACACCGGACGCGACGGCCGCACGGACATGACCTTCACCATTTCCCGGGCCAACCTCGACAAGACCCTGGCCATTCTCGAGCACCTGCGCCCGGTCATCGGCTGCGAGGACATCCAACACGACATCCACGTCTGCAAGGTCTCGGTCATCGGCGTCGGTATGCGCAGCCATTCGGGCGTGGCTTCCACCATGTTCACCCTGCTGAAAAAAGAGAACATCAACATTCTCATGATCGCGACCTCCGAGATCAAGATTACCTGCCTGATCGAGGAGAAATACGTGGAACTCGCGGTCCGCACCCTGCACGACGCCTTCGGCCTGTCCGAAGGTCCGGCCAAGGCCTGCCCGTAA